From the Quercus lobata isolate SW786 chromosome 6, ValleyOak3.0 Primary Assembly, whole genome shotgun sequence genome, one window contains:
- the LOC115950862 gene encoding uncharacterized protein LOC115950862 has product MAESLSSTSETNPQKGLTEWDMAAAQKLMQLSDEDSNNDEKNCNKRDSDDEEGDDQSQSRSEITSALIEEIFGKEDEEVYRPKKRRYRSLVSIYTATKPVNARFQKKARSYNNPNGVLA; this is encoded by the coding sequence ATGGCTGAATCATTATCTTCTACAAGTGAAACCAATCCCCAGAAGGGTCTAACTGAGTGGGACATGGCCGCGGCTCAGAAACTCATGCAACTTAGCGACGAAGATAGCAACAACGATGAAAAAAACTGCAACAAGAGGGACTCAGATGATGAAGAGGGTGATGATCAGAGTCAGAGTCGAAGTGAAATAACCTCGGCTTTGATCGAAGAGATTTTCGGGAAAGAAGACGAAGAGGTGTATCGTCCAAAGAAGAGGAGGTATCGGTCTCTTGTTAGTATTTACACCGCCACGAAACCAGTGAATGCTAGATTTCAAAAGAAGGCGAGATCTTACAATAACCCTAATGGGGTTTTAGCTTAG